One Lagopus muta isolate bLagMut1 chromosome 10, bLagMut1 primary, whole genome shotgun sequence DNA segment encodes these proteins:
- the SENP8 gene encoding sentrin-specific protease 8, which produces MDPVVLSYMDSLLRQSDVALLDPPNWLNDHIIGFAFEYFASDQFQEFSDQICFISPEVAQFIKCALSQEEIAIFLQPLDLLHKKLVFLPINDNSNQAAGGTHWSLLVYFRDKKCFAHYDSHSKCNSVHAKQVAGKLEAFLGKRGGKATFVEEKAPAQQNSYDCGMYVICNTEALCQGYFREQQEPLLQLLTPSYITQKRSEWKALITKLAQK; this is translated from the coding sequence ATGGACCCTGTGGTTCTCAGCTACATGGACAGCTTGCTGAGGCAGTCAGACGTTGCCCTGCTGGATCCTCCAAACTGGCTCAATGATCACATCATCGGCTTTGCCTTTGAGTACTTTGCCAGCGACCAGTTCCAAGAATTTAGCGATCAGATTTGCTTTATCAGCCCCGAAGTGGCTCAGTTCATCAAATGTGCCCTTAGTCAGGAAGAAATAGCCATATTCCTTCAGCCACTGGACCTGCTCCACAAGAAGCTGGTGTTCCTGCCCATCAACGATAACTCCAACCAGGCGGCAGGAGGCACCCACTGGAGCTTACTGGTTTACTTCAGGGACAAAAAGTGCTTCGCCCATTACGATTCCCACAGCAAGTGCAACTCTGTCCATGCCAAGCAAGTGGCAGGGAAACTGGAGGCCTTCCTGGGGAAAAGAGGAGGCAAAGCAACCTTCGTGGAGGAGAAGGCGCCAGCCCAGCAGAACAGCTATGACTGCGGGATGTATGTGATCTGCAACACCGAGGCTCTGTGCCAAGGGTACTTCAGGGAACAGCAAGAGCCTCTGCTACAGCTCCTCACCCCTTCCTACATCACACAGAAGAGAAGCGAGTGGAAAGCTCTCATTACCAAGCTCGCACAGAAGTGA